Part of the Mytilus edulis chromosome 9, xbMytEdul2.2, whole genome shotgun sequence genome, AAATCgagtttttatttcattctttcccttttattaattattaaacCAAGAAAAATCATATtctatctttttatattttgtagctAATGCTCCTTTATAGCATAAATGACCAGTAAGATATAATTATGATTAAAATCTGCAGTTGACTTCTTCTTAGAGTTATTGCCCgtgaatgatattttaaaaaaatatttttctgcattttttctCATTGTATTAAAAACTGTAATAGATAGAAAGGAAAAATTGTCAGACAAAATAGatatacaaatatgtcaacagAGTGAAATTGTCAGTTAACTATGAATGAAGAAGTTCACGTTTAATGATGATTTTACTAAAAAGTGGAAATAGTTTAAGATGCAGGTGACCGATATTGGCTCTTCAGCGCCTCTAAATGTATATTCTTACAATATTAATTTGTGTCATCTTGGGTATCTTTGAACTAATCATACAAATCCTATCCATTTCAACAGGCAAAGCTGTTGGCTAACACATTTAATTGTAAAATCAACAACAATGCATACTCTTGCTGGGCTGACAGACGCCGCATTTTAGAAATCTATATTCTTCCGCGAATGCAATATTCTGATAATCCTGCATTTGTCTCAgaaaagaaaagagggacgaaagataccaaagggacagtcaaactcataaatctaaaacaaactgacaacgccatggctaaaaataaaaaagacaaacagaaaaacaatagtacacacgacacaacatagaaaactaaagaataaagaacacgaaccccaccaaaaactaggggtgatctcaggtgctgcggaagggtaagcagatcctgctccacatgtggcacccgtcgtgttgcttaagtgattacaaatccggtaaatagtctaattcggtaggtcatattcatgaaagggaagggggttgtagttacgacgtaaggaacatatccgatatcatttgtgaaacggttattccataacggtcaaccaactcgtgatggcgtccgtaaaatttacgaagggatgatttcaacttcaccatttggaactcttggtttaatagcttccttgtgagcagcaaacctctatcaagaaaatcatgataggaaatgcaagcacgggaatatacAATCTGGTAAATGTAATCCAAATACCGGTATTAAATTTCAACAACGTGTATCAGCAACAAGTGTTCTAATttttagtacatgtacaagtcCATGTGGACTTATATTtgattgttttctttaattttttctcttcacttaaaatatttcagaaattcTAATTACTAAAGACAATGATGGAAGAGCAGGAACAACAAGAAACTTTTACAGACATTCAACAGTTATAGTCGATGTAACTAAAGAATCACTTCAACAACTTATTGAATATTATTTGACAAACCAAGGCATCACATACGAAGACTTCATCAGAAAGATCCAGCATGATCTCTACCATCTATGTTACAACTACTATCCGTGCTGTAGTTGCCCTACTGGCACACCGTCACAATCAAAAGGCAGTAGATCGGCGCCAAACTGTTGTTGGCCTGTAAAAGGAAACATCACTATACAAGAGCTTGATGTGACTCTAGCTcgagttattttgataaatttccttGTCCCTCCTTCCTCCGTTGAAAGAAAAGCAGTTGACGATCTTGTAAAGATAAGAAATGAATCTGCGCAtgccaaaaaatgaaaaatgacaaatgaGGAATATAAGCAATCAATTGAACAAATCTCAAAGTCCTTATTGGTCATAGCAAAGAAAGATGGGAAAGAAACAGAAACTAGACAGAAACTGTATGAAGTTGGTAGTCAACCATTTAACACTGCAATCTATTTGAAATTGCAGACAATATTACTTCAACAGATAGAGAAGGACGACGAACTGAAGCACATCAAACTGGTAAATTAACGTTTATACTAACGATATAGTACTAAAACATTTGTTaaatgctaatttttttttaatttttttttacaattactgCAATTATAATATCCATTTAGTTTagtaattgaaattaaaataatttatcttGTAAAATGTGATGTATACCAGAACATTTCTGTTTGTGCATGCAGGTGTAAGTTTACATGTTGACAAAAAATGAGACATACAAGTAATATCAGAAACAATGTTTACAACTTTTTTTCGAACTGTTTCTGGAGTTTCCTTGAAATTTTGTTAGAATTTATTGAATTTCAAAGATGCccttgcaaataaactcatcatagataccaggattacatttttgtatttacgccagacgcgcgtttcgtccacaaaagatgcatcagtgacgctccaagTCGATTTCATACGGTTTGATTTCTAAATGATCAATTGCAAACGAAAGAAACCTCTATAACCTTTTTGACGACGAACGACTAGTTATGTTGGTCTTAGGAAATTTAAATGGAATCTTTAAAGGCGGTATACAAGTTGCTTGTAGTTTGTCATGTGCTTCAATTAGCCTGAGTGCTTTGTATAATACTATTCGACAGGCACATGTAGTCACAACCATGTACTATCCATTGTTCGTTTAACTGGAAATTCTTGAATGTTGCAATTCCGGGTTATTAATCATATATTTGTACTAATATGTACTTTTAGATGCTTGAAAAACTCACAAATGACCAGGACAATATTCCAGGaggtatgcatatatatatattaaagtttgCACTCAATACATGCATATACTACACGAGActacatttgtttgcacctgtcctaagtcaggaaccgtTTGTTGGTggggttcataaatgtttctcgttgtttttatatagataagactttcgtgtttaaatggtttaacacttatcatttttggggccctctatagctTGCTGATCGGAGGCTTCGTGTTAAATTCCGtgttttgacctataatgatttactttaatTAATTGTGATTAGATGGATAATTATCGCATTGGCAcacaaaccacatcttcttatatctatgttagGGTAAAACTTCtgcatataatttgaaaaataaccTTTAATGATGCAATGATAATTTATTGCATTCACGTTAGGCTCTATTTTCGTATCTATGATACTATCAGAATAATACTACTAAACCTTGTATTCACAACGTATGATCTAAGATTAAGTTGTAATATTCTATATACTTAGATCATTAAAACATGATGCAAAACTGAGGAGTCTACAGTTTCCCAAGTTTCCAGCATTCTGATAAAATTTGCATTCAGTTTAAAAGGATTTGCACGCCATGTTTGTCTTGGTATATTGTCGTGATGTTAAGATCCAATGCACAATCATATTAAtcgaacaattaaaaaaattcagtaTCCAATAATTTTCTTCTTGTAGAATCTGTTTCCATAGAAAATCTGCTTGATGGTGTCACAGCTGTGCCAGGTTCTTCTCTAGGGAACACCACATTGTCCTCGATAATGCCTCGAAACTATCACGTCGTGTTTGGCATTGAGGTAGAGAACTTGCCGAAATATAAACTAAAAAATTCTGAGACATACTTGACTAGTGGAGAAATTTCAATACCAGCTTTAGATATTCGTCCAGGATACAAAGAGGCAATGGTATATACTATAAGGTTTCAAATTCAATAGAAAATTACATgttaagaaattaaaaacaaaatcgttttaaactttttttcatgtacatgtatctccAATTCTTTTACAATACACATACCACATTAAATCTGTCCTGAATAATCCGGAGGGAATTTTATATTCAAGTTGTACCAGGTGTCAGATCAACATTCAATAGATGTGTGTGATCTCTgttaaatcatttaatttatctTTGTGGGTACTTTGATTCGTCTACGGCTATTACAAGTTATATGTTTCGCAACTGAAgtcctacggatccatagagggttagtaaattCATAGGGGCTGACTACTTgaaaagaaagttaaaatttgttgtattcttaatttctcacttattatgagttaaatgataactatatttggtatgtgcataccttgcaaggtccaaTTGTGTTATTATGTATACagtttaaatattaataattttgtaaGATTTACATGCATTTTCAGCTTGGTTTATCTGACCTCATTCTCATTTTTACAAAGCATGTTGAATtcatgtgatagttgtagtaaagtaTCATATTTAGGACTATCGACCAAAAATAAATAGCCAGTAGAAAAGGAAagcatttcagcgtgtgcacgcTTGTTAAGATATTAAAAAGATCGAGTAAGTATATGAAGCTCACACATCCTTTTTTAAATATTCCCCCCAGCCtttatgataacaaaataactgaaACTTTATTATCAATTATTTTACAGGTTGCAACGAAGAAACCATATTGGCCTGCATTTGGAATATGCGGAATAGTGTCATGGCTTATCAGTGATTGCAACCGACGTCTGGTTATTATGTTCACGTTGCCATGGCATGCATTTCTAAACTATATGACATACACAAATAAACTTTCTGTTGGCATATCCGACGTCGGTATCACTGAACATGATAGCAAATGGCATAAAGCAATGAAACTAAATAACACGTACCCCGGACTTAATTTCAAAACTGAAGAATATGTCAATTACACAAGACCGGTAAAGGTCGCAGATGAAACATTCCAAGTGAGTGGAATCATGGGAACAGGTCATCAAATCGAGGCTAAAATAGTATTTAAACCAAATCACGTGGATAGTTTGGCACagaatctaaaacaaactgttttAATGAGGCAAAgttataaatgaaatttaaatgacTCTTTATATCAATCATGTGATgcattcatttttatttgatttttttctgaacatTGTCTTATAAAGTATGTAACCATAATAAAAGTGTCTGCGGCATTTAATTGCCTGTCAATTAAAACAGTACAGTGTAAAAATAACAGTAATACAAATTGTACAAATCGTATACTTCTTGTTATATTTGAATACAAACATATAAAGGGTATACGTTTTTGAGACAGCAACCAATGGCAAAAGTGAATACGGGATACCGAGAGGACACATTCTAGTCAGTTAAAGTTGGCACTGTTTGGATTCTGAGACTACTACAATATGTTACAGGATTCTATAGGATTCGACAACACAACGCACTATAAAAATTCAACAATATAGTTTCGGTCCAATGTATTTTCAGTATTAAATTCATGTTATTTCGAAATGGCTCACTTCTGGTCGACGTATCGTCTCCGAGGATATCACCAAACTAGCAGTCAGCACTTAAGTGTTGACATGATTATCAATcatattatcatttttataaattaattctttgcaaaagtatgaattattcgacaTACcaatcccaggcatagattaccgtagcatTATTTGGTACGACGATTTggaatttttgggtcctcaatgctcttcaattgtAAACTTGTGTGGCCgtcttactattttgatctgaacgtcactgatgagtcttatgtagatgaaacgccgCCGGTCTGgcgaattaaattataagcctggtacctatgataacaACTATAACcccaaaaaacaaaattaaacataaaagtaTATGAACAAAAACGGTGTAAAGAGAGGCTAAATCACACCAAAGACTATACAATGGATAGTCGATGCTAAACCGAAAAGAACGAGAACCTATTATAATAGTATATGCATGTATATTCAAAAACTTTAGATCCAACAGGAAAGTTTGAATGCAATACACATTTAACAGCTGTGAGTATTTTTCTACATAGAACATGAGCAGTATTCGTAGGGTTTTGATTTCTACTGTAAATCAATCCTATCCACTGCCACTAAAAACTATTTTTATCTTAATTAATTTGTTTGCGTTTTGGCTGGCACTTAGACGCACAGTTACAGTAACAATGTACTGTCATATACTATCAATCAGTCAACTTAATTAGGTACAATCTAAGTGCACGTCACCATAATGTTTTCCTGATCATATGCTTATTATCCTTGATTCACATGGTACGGATGAATTGAATCAAACATATTAATGTCATGCCATTGAGTTTGAAATTTAGTCATAAAGGCAAAACAATGAAATGTTTCCGTTATGAAAGTTATGacaaatactttatattttaaagtgcttaatttattatagatttttattaatttatcatgtttattttgaaGTTGATATCATGTTCCCGAAACAGTGAGTACTATGTAAATAATGAAATCGACATTAAATACCTCATAATCATTATATTATCAAACGGGGATAAAGTCTTACATTATCAAATTTCAAAGCGAACTGAAATCAGACTTGATATCAGTTCCaattgtaatttgtttattttattatctgATAAAAATGTGAACAGTTGGGTGAAAGTCATTTTATTAATAGTATCAAACCATAAATGTGCATATTACTATGTTTcagattttatttgaaaaagcAGTAAGATGATGTTCCGGAGACTTTTGCTTTATCTATGCATACCACTGATTTCTGcggtatttaaatcaaataaaggaAACTGTCCAAAGATATGTAAATGTggatatgataaacaaaaccctaaacacaattttatttcaaaatgtaatggAAAATTGCATACTATAAAGATGAATTTTATTCCAAAATTTCCTCCAAAAACAGTAGaagtcatttttataaacaatcacTTACCAAATGTGTCAAGGAAAACATTTAACAATCTAACacatttaaaactgaaaaatctAGATTTGCAAGGCAATTCAATCAGTGTTATTCAAAACGATTCTTTTGCTAGTTTTATTTTCCTGGAAAAACTAGACCTCTCGAGGaacaatataacagaaaaagATGCAATGGACTGTTTTAAAAGTTTACGAAAAGGTATACACCAGTTGAGATTAAACCATCTTCTCTGGCATCCACTCGAAGGATTATTTGATGGGTTAAATAATAGTAATGTGACGAGGATCGAGTTGAGCCATAGCTACTTAACACCATTTGAAGGAAGATGGTTTTCAGGTCTTCCACAACTAAAGTCGCTGGATATTTCATGGAATTCAATTAAAGATTCGGATTTTAACTTGACTGGACTTCCTAACATACACGATATAAACTTGGCTGGTAACTGGTTTAATATAATTCCAGATTTTTGTCAGTTTGGTTTaaataatattgcaaatttaCGTATGTGTGACACAAAGCTATATACCATTAACCATTTGAGAAACTGTTCTTCGTGTCTGCAAAATCTCAAGAAGTTATATTTGAGTGGACTGTCAATAAGGTTAATACCAACAAACATATTTTCAAATCTCAAATCCTTAACGGAGCTAACAATGAAGCAGATGTCTACACAATTTAAAAAGATTCATAAATACGCCTTCAACAGTTCCTCTCTACAAAGTTTAACATTCTGGCGAGCGGACGGCTTTTTGTTTACCTCGAAATCTGCAAACCAAGAAATGTTTCATCCTGATTCATTGTTTGGCTacagtaaaaatataaaagaacttGACCTATCTAATAATAAAATAGATTTAATATCGAATAAAATCAGATTGATGTTCAAACCTCTGAAAAAACTTCGGAAATTATGGATGGAATCAATATCTCTATCA contains:
- the LOC139488432 gene encoding toll-like receptor 13, producing the protein MMFRRLLLYLCIPLISAVFKSNKGNCPKICKCGYDKQNPKHNFISKCNGKLHTIKMNFIPKFPPKTVEVIFINNHLPNVSRKTFNNLTHLKLKNLDLQGNSISVIQNDSFASFIFLEKLDLSRNNITEKDAMDCFKSLRKGIHQLRLNHLLWHPLEGLFDGLNNSNVTRIELSHSYLTPFEGRWFSGLPQLKSLDISWNSIKDSDFNLTGLPNIHDINLAGNWFNIIPDFCQFGLNNIANLRMCDTKLYTINHLRNCSSCLQNLKKLYLSGLSIRLIPTNIFSNLKSLTELTMKQMSTQFKKIHKYAFNSSSLQSLTFWRADGFLFTSKSANQEMFHPDSLFGYSKNIKELDLSNNKIDLISNKIRLMFKPLKKLRKLWMESISLSYMPKYFLPLFPLLTFISFENNKIHPWNYGHSVFNGVRNLKIVNLRSNKIGMIYDTSFPLALLNNLTSINLLFNRFSCTCDLQWFRNWMKHTRVNISGNNTYKCDTGKLKVVDYNPDFIECHILSISLSIGFGVAFILIVTITGYICRWRFRFQLYKLRSLRKQYKELVNKEDFVYSAYVVYCYEDFTWVKRSLIQEIEEKQGYKLCIPHRDFELGKVFADNIVEHMHLSETVILVLSNNFAKNEWCLFQLAVAKNKLNKLGKLSIFLVLLEEIEFKNMNSELYHLLKMSSYAAWDSDDNAQKLFWDQIRDHLS
- the LOC139488433 gene encoding tereporin-Ca1-like, which produces MTNEEYKQSIEQISKSLLVIAKKDGKETETRQKLYEVGSQPFNTAIYLKLQTILLQQIEKDDELKHIKLMLEKLTNDQDNIPGESVSIENLLDGVTAVPGSSLGNTTLSSIMPRNYHVVFGIEVENLPKYKLKNSETYLTSGEISIPALDIRPGYKEAMVATKKPYWPAFGICGIVSWLISDCNRRLVIMFTLPWHAFLNYMTYTNKLSVGISDVGITEHDSKWHKAMKLNNTYPGLNFKTEEYVNYTRPVKVADETFQVSGIMGTGHQIEAKIVFKPNHVDSLAQNLKQTVLMRQSYK